In Capsicum annuum cultivar UCD-10X-F1 chromosome 7, UCD10Xv1.1, whole genome shotgun sequence, one genomic interval encodes:
- the LOC107878505 gene encoding callose synthase 7 isoform X3 → MASSSGTKAPEGGPPRTASRRVSKAPTMVDPAAGEDQNSLDSELVPSSLASIAPILRVANEVEKENPRVAYLCRFHAFEKAHRMDPTSSGRGVRQFKTYLLHRLEREEEETQPQLARNDPREIQKFYQNFYERNIRDGHHTKKPEEMAKIYQIASVLYDVLRTVVPSSKVDDETHRYAKDVEEKREYYEHYNILPIYAVGVRSAIMELPEIKAALRAIRNMDNLPILRMADDKDKSVNDFLEWLASAFGFQKANVANQREHLILLLANMDIRNKSVDDDAHYNELDRYTVQQLKDKIFKNYESWCKYLHCPSNLRFPQGCDKQQLELLYIGLYLLIWGEASNIRFMPECLCYIFHNMAHEMHGILFANVLPVSGGAYQPVSHGEESFLRDVVTPIYEVIRKEARRNENGTASHSAWRNYDDLNEYFWSDKCFKLGWPMDKKADFFVHSDKINKENVGLNNVATGRRKPKSNFVENRTFWHLYRSFDRMWIFFILALQAMVIIAWNQSGSLSVIFDADVFKSVLSIFITAAILNALRATLDIILSFRAWRSLKITQILRYLLKFAFAAFWVVVMPVAYSKSVQDPTGVLRFFSNLGGNIENESLYYYCVAIYLIPEILAAFLFFFPFLRKSMERSNWRIISLLMWWAQPKLYVGRGMHEDMFSLLKYTLFWVMLLISKLAFSYYVEILPLVQPTKTIMDIRITNFDWHEFFPHMPHNIGVVIVIWAPVLLVYFMDTQIWYAIFSTIVGGIYGAFSHLGEIRTLGMLRSRFESIPSAFSERLVPSSKGERKHRYRDDALERKNIAKFSQMWNEFILSLRMEDLINHKERDLLLVPYSSSEVSVIQWPPFLLASKIPIALDMAKDFRGKEDADLFRKIKSDDFMRSAVIECYETLRYLLVGVLENKDDKMVVEQICREVDDSIKDKRFLRKFRMSGLPLLSDKLERFLNLLVADYEDEEAKRAPMINLIQDIMEIIFQDVIVDGHEILGTAHRVDRKEQIFERINIYLTHNRSWKEKVIRLNLLLTEKESAINVPTNLDARRRITFFANSLFMKMPDAPRVRNMLSFSVLTPYYNEDVLYSDEELNKENEDGITTLFYLQKIYPDQWKNFEDRINDPKLGYVGKDRNELIRYWVSYRGQTLARTVRGMMYYREALELQYFLDFAEDKAIFGGYRIIDMNQTDYRTLKERAQALANLKFTYIVSCQIYGAQKKSSEQRDRSCYVNILNLMLTYPSLRVAYIDERDETVNGKSEKVYYSVLVKGGDKLDEEIYRIKLPGPPKIGEGKPENQNHAIIFTRGEALQTIDMNQDNYFEEAFKMRNVLEEFLKPHRQRRPTILGLREHIFTGSVSSLAWFMSNQETSFVTIGQRILASPLRVRFHYGHPDIFDRIFHVTRGGISKASKTVNLSEDIFSGYNSTLRGGFVTHHEYIQVGKGRDVGMNQISQFEAKVANGNGEQTLSRDVYRLGRRFDFYRMLSFYFTTVGFYFSSMLSFQGKSWSRRSW, encoded by the exons ATGGCGAGTTCGAGTGGTACGAAGGCACCTGAAGGGGGTCCACCTAGAACGGCGTCTAGGAGAGTTTCTAAGGCACCTACTATGGTTGATCCTGCTGCTGGTGAAGATCAAAATTCGTTAGACAGTGAACTTGTGCCTTCGTCCTTGGCCTCTATTGCTCCGATTCTTCGTGTTGCTAATGAAGTCGAGAAAGAGAATCCTAGAGTTGCTTATCTAt gtcGCTTCCATGCTTTCGAAAAGGCTCATAGGATGGATCCAACATCAAGTGGGCGTGGCGTTCGTCAATTCAAGACATACCTGTTACATAGACTTGAAAGG gaagaagaagaaactcAACCTCAACTTGCAAGAAATGATCCTAGAGAGATTCAGAAGTTTTACCAGAACTTTTATGAGAGAAATATCAGAGATGGCCATCATACTAAGAAACC AGAGGAGATGGCTAAGATCTATCAAATTGCAAGTGTACTCTATGATGTGCTGAGGACAGTGGTACCCTCTTCAAAAGTGGATGATGAG ACACACAGATATGCCAAAGATGTCGAAGAGAAAAGAGAATACTATGAGCACTACAACATTCTTCCTATTTATGCTGTTGGGGTCAGATCAGCTATAATGGAGCTTCCTGAG ATTAAGGCTGCTCTTCGAGCTATAAGAAACATGGATAATCTTCCTATTCTCAGAATGGCTGATGACAAGGATAAGTCAGTCAATGATTTTCTCGAATGGCTTGCTTCAGCCTTTGGCTTCCAG AAAGCAAATGTGGCAAATCAGAGGGAGCACTTAATATTGCTGCTTGCAAACATGGATATAAGAAACAAGAGTGTGGATGATGATGCGCATTATAATGAG TTGGACAGGTATACAGTTCAGCAGCTGAAggataaaatattcaaaaactatgaATCATGGTGCAAATATTTGCACTGTCCATCAAACCTCAG GTTTCCACAAGGTTGTGACAAGCAACAGTTGGAGCTTCTTTACATTGGCCTTTATCTTCTTATATGGGGAGAAGCTTCAAATATACGATTTATGCCAGAATGCCTTTGCTATATCTTCCACAAT ATGGCACATGAGATGCATGGAATACTATTTGCCAATGTACTTCCTGTCAGTGGAGGTGCATATCAACCAGTGTCCCATGGTGAGGAGTCTTTCCTGCGGGATGTTGTGACCCCAATTTATGAAGTCATTCGTAAG GAAGCTAGGAGAAATGAGAATGGGACAGCAAGCCATTCAGCATGGAGAAATTATGATGATCTGAATGAGTACTTTTG GTCTGATAAATGTTTTAAGCTGGGTTGGCCAATGGACAAAAAAGCTGATTTCTTCGTGCActcggataaaataaataaagaaaatgtg GGACTTAATAATGTTGCTACTGGAAGGAGGAAGCCTAAGTCAAATTTTGTCGAAAATCGAACTTTTTGGCATCTGTATAGGAGTTTTGATCGGATGTGGATATTTTTTATATTGGCACTTCAG GCAATGGTTATCATTGCATGGAATCAGTCAGGATCGTTGTCAGTGATTTTTGATGCGGATGTGTTCAAAAGCGTCCTGAGCATTTTCATAACTGCTGCTATTCTTAATGCATTGAGAG CTACTTTGGACATAATCCTTAGTTTTAGAGCTTGGAGGAGCTTAAAAATCACCCAGATTCTTCGCTACCTTCTGAAATTTGCATTTGCAGCATTCTGGGTTGTCGTCATGCCTGTTGCTTATTCAAAATCTGTTCAGGATCCAACGGGAGTTTTGAGATTCTTCAGTAATTTGGGAGGAAATATTGAAAATGAGTCACTGTATTACTACTGTGTTGCTATTTATTTGATACCAGAGATATTGGCTGCCTTCctttttttcttccctttcttaCGGAAATCCATGGAGCGCTCAAACTGGCGAATCATCAGCCTCCTTATGTGGTGGGCTCAG CCTAAGCTTTATGTTGGAAGAGGCATGCACGAAGACATGTTCTCCCTTTTAAA ATACACTCTCTTCTGGGTCATGCTCCTCATAAGCAAGCTCGCATTCAGTTACTATGTTGAG ATATTGCCATTAGTGCAGCCTACCAAGACAATTATGGATATAAGGATCACAAACTTTGACTGGCATGAGTTCTTTCCACATA TGCCACATAACATTGGAGTAGTGATTGTCATATGGGCGCCGGTTCTTCTG GTCTATTTCATGGACACCCAAATCTGGTATGCTATATTCTCTACAATTGTTGGAGGGATCTATGGTGCATTCAGCCACCTTGGCGAG ATAAGGACGCTAGGGATGTTACGATCACGATTTGAATCAATTCCTTCAGCTTTTAGTGAACGTCTTGTGCCATCTTCAAAAGGCGAGAGAAAACATAGATATCGG GATGATGCTTTAGAGAGGAAGAACATTGCGAAGTTCTCTCAGATGTGGAATGAGTTCATACTTTCCTTACGGATGGAGGATCTGATCAACCATAA GGAAAGAGATCTGCTTCTGGTACCATATTCATCAAGTGAAGTGTCTGTTATTCAGTGGCCTCCTTTCTTGCTCGCTAGTAAG ATTCCAATAGCACTGGATATGGCAAAGGATTTCAGAGGAAAAGAAGATGCTGACCTGTTCCGGAAGATTAAAAGTGATGATTTTATGCGCTCTGCAGTAATTGAATGCTACGAGACACTTAGATATTTGCTGGTTGGCGTTCTGGAAAACAAAGATGACAAGAT GGTTGTGGAGCAGATATGCAGAGAAGTAGATGACAGCATAAAAGATAAAAGGTTCTTAAGGAAATTTCGGATGAGTGGGCTGCCCTTACTGAGTGATAAACTTGAGAGATTCTTGAATCTTCTG GTGGCAGATTATGAAGATGAAGAGGCGAAAAGAGCCCCTATGATTAACCTTATCCAAGATATCATGGAAATTATCTTTCAAGATGTTATTGTTGATGGCCATGA GATTTTGGGTACAGCTCACCGGGTTGACAGAAAGGAACAGATATTTGAAAGGATAAATATCTATCTTACTCATAACAGATCTTGGAAGGAAAAG GTTATCAGGCTTAATTTGTTATTGACTGAGAAAGAGTCTGCAATTAATGTGCCTACAAATTTGGATGCTCGCCGTCGAATTACTTTTTTTGCAAACTCCCTGTTTATGAAAATGCCAGATGCTCCAAGAGTTCGTAATATGCTTTCTTTCAG TGTCTTGACTCCTTACTATAATGAAGATGTTCTCTATTCTGATGAGGAACTTAACAAGGAAAATGAGGATGGTATTACCACTCTCTTTTACCTTCAGAAGATATATCCAG ATCAATGGAAAAATTTTGAGGACCGCATCAATGATCCTAAGCTTGGATACGTAGGTAAAGACAGGAATGAATTAATTCGCTACTGGGTGTCGTACAGAGGACAGACACTTGCAAGGACAG TGAGAGGAATGATGTACTATAGGGAAGCTCTTGAGCTTCAGTACTTTCTGGATTTTGCAGAGGACAAAG CAATATTTGGAGGTTATCGGATCATTGATATGAATCAAACAGATTACAGAACTTTGAAGGAGCGTGCACAGGCATTGGCAAATCTGAAGTTCACATATATTGTGTCCTGCCAGATCTATGGTGCTCAGAAAAAGTCCAGTGAACAGAGAGACCGTAGTTGTTATGTCAATATTCTGAATCTCATGTTGAC GTATCCATCTTTACGTGTTGCTTACATAGATGAGCGGGATGAAActgttaatgggaagtctgagaaGGTTTACTACTCCGTACTGGTGAAGGGAGGTGATAAATTGGATGAG GAAATATACCGTATCAAACTTCCTGGCCCTCCTAAAATTGGGGAAGGGAAACCTGAAAATCAAAATCATGCAATCATTTTTACTCGTGGAGAAGCATTACAAACCATAGATATGAATCAA GATAATTATTTTGAAGAGGCTTTCAAGATGAGGAATGTATTGGAAGAATTCTTGAAACCTCATAGGCAGCGAAGACCGACAATATTAGGTTTAAGGGAGCATATTTTTACTGGAAG TGTCTCTTCACTTGCTTGGTTCATGTCCAATCAGGAGACCAGTTTTGTAACCATCGGACAAAGAATTTTGGCAAGCCCCTTAAG GGTAAGATTTCATTATGGTCATCCTGATATTTTCGACAGAATCTTTCATGTAACAAGGGGTGGTATTAGCAAAGCTTCAAAAACAGTTAACCTGAGTGAAGATATTTTTTCAG GTTATAATTCAACTTTACGAGGAGGATTCGTAACACATCATGAGTACATCCAAGTAGGTAAGGGTCGTGATGTGGGGATGAATCAGATCTCTCAATTTGAGGCGAAGGTGGCAAATGGAAACGGAGAACAAACACTGAGCCGTGATGTCTATAGGCTTGGGCGTCGATTTGACTTCTACAGGATGTTGTCATTCTACTTCACCACAGTTGGTTTCTACTTCAGCAGCATG CTTAGTTTTCAGGGGAAATCATGGTCAAGGAGGTCTTGGTAA
- the LOC107878505 gene encoding callose synthase 7 isoform X2, with protein MASSSGTKAPEGGPPRTASRRVSKAPTMVDPAAGEDQNSLDSELVPSSLASIAPILRVANEVEKENPRVAYLCRFHAFEKAHRMDPTSSGRGVRQFKTYLLHRLEREEEETQPQLARNDPREIQKFYQNFYERNIRDGHHTKKPEEMAKIYQIASVLYDVLRTVVPSSKVDDETHRYAKDVEEKREYYEHYNILPIYAVGVRSAIMELPEIKAALRAIRNMDNLPILRMADDKDKSVNDFLEWLASAFGFQKANVANQREHLILLLANMDIRNKSVDDDAHYNELDRYTVQQLKDKIFKNYESWCKYLHCPSNLRFPQGCDKQQLELLYIGLYLLIWGEASNIRFMPECLCYIFHNMAHEMHGILFANVLPVSGGAYQPVSHGEESFLRDVVTPIYEVIRKEARRNENGTASHSAWRNYDDLNEYFWSDKCFKLGWPMDKKADFFVHSDKINKENVGLNNVATGRRKPKSNFVENRTFWHLYRSFDRMWIFFILALQAMVIIAWNQSGSLSVIFDADVFKSVLSIFITAAILNALRATLDIILSFRAWRSLKITQILRYLLKFAFAAFWVVVMPVAYSKSVQDPTGVLRFFSNLGGNIENESLYYYCVAIYLIPEILAAFLFFFPFLRKSMERSNWRIISLLMWWAQPKLYVGRGMHEDMFSLLKYTLFWVMLLISKLAFSYYVEILPLVQPTKTIMDIRITNFDWHEFFPHMPHNIGVVIVIWAPVLLVYFMDTQIWYAIFSTIVGGIYGAFSHLGEIRTLGMLRSRFESIPSAFSERLVPSSKGERKHRYRDDALERKNIAKFSQMWNEFILSLRMEDLINHKERDLLLVPYSSSEVSVIQWPPFLLASKIPIALDMAKDFRGKEDADLFRKIKSDDFMRSAVIECYETLRYLLVGVLENKDDKMVVEQICREVDDSIKDKRFLRKFRMSGLPLLSDKLERFLNLLVADYEDEEAKRAPMINLIQDIMEIIFQDVIVDGHEILGTAHRVDRKEQIFERINIYLTHNRSWKEKVIRLNLLLTEKESAINVPTNLDARRRITFFANSLFMKMPDAPRVRNMLSFSVLTPYYNEDVLYSDEELNKENEDGITTLFYLQKIYPDQWKNFEDRINDPKLGYVGKDRNELIRYWVSYRGQTLARTVRGMMYYREALELQYFLDFAEDKAIFGGYRIIDMNQTDYRTLKERAQALANLKFTYIVSCQIYGAQKKSSEQRDRSCYVNILNLMLTYPSLRVAYIDERDETVNGKSEKVYYSVLVKGGDKLDEEIYRIKLPGPPKIGEGKPENQNHAIIFTRGEALQTIDMNQDNYFEEAFKMRNVLEEFLKPHRQRRPTILGLREHIFTGSVSSLAWFMSNQETSFVTIGQRILASPLRVRFHYGHPDIFDRIFHVTRGGISKASKTVNLSEDIFSGYNSTLRGGFVTHHEYIQVGKGRDVGMNQISQFEAKVANGNGEQTLSRDVYRLGRRFDFYRMLSFYFTTVGFYFSSMVPGCLLPLCSIHLVSTGKRQ; from the exons ATGGCGAGTTCGAGTGGTACGAAGGCACCTGAAGGGGGTCCACCTAGAACGGCGTCTAGGAGAGTTTCTAAGGCACCTACTATGGTTGATCCTGCTGCTGGTGAAGATCAAAATTCGTTAGACAGTGAACTTGTGCCTTCGTCCTTGGCCTCTATTGCTCCGATTCTTCGTGTTGCTAATGAAGTCGAGAAAGAGAATCCTAGAGTTGCTTATCTAt gtcGCTTCCATGCTTTCGAAAAGGCTCATAGGATGGATCCAACATCAAGTGGGCGTGGCGTTCGTCAATTCAAGACATACCTGTTACATAGACTTGAAAGG gaagaagaagaaactcAACCTCAACTTGCAAGAAATGATCCTAGAGAGATTCAGAAGTTTTACCAGAACTTTTATGAGAGAAATATCAGAGATGGCCATCATACTAAGAAACC AGAGGAGATGGCTAAGATCTATCAAATTGCAAGTGTACTCTATGATGTGCTGAGGACAGTGGTACCCTCTTCAAAAGTGGATGATGAG ACACACAGATATGCCAAAGATGTCGAAGAGAAAAGAGAATACTATGAGCACTACAACATTCTTCCTATTTATGCTGTTGGGGTCAGATCAGCTATAATGGAGCTTCCTGAG ATTAAGGCTGCTCTTCGAGCTATAAGAAACATGGATAATCTTCCTATTCTCAGAATGGCTGATGACAAGGATAAGTCAGTCAATGATTTTCTCGAATGGCTTGCTTCAGCCTTTGGCTTCCAG AAAGCAAATGTGGCAAATCAGAGGGAGCACTTAATATTGCTGCTTGCAAACATGGATATAAGAAACAAGAGTGTGGATGATGATGCGCATTATAATGAG TTGGACAGGTATACAGTTCAGCAGCTGAAggataaaatattcaaaaactatgaATCATGGTGCAAATATTTGCACTGTCCATCAAACCTCAG GTTTCCACAAGGTTGTGACAAGCAACAGTTGGAGCTTCTTTACATTGGCCTTTATCTTCTTATATGGGGAGAAGCTTCAAATATACGATTTATGCCAGAATGCCTTTGCTATATCTTCCACAAT ATGGCACATGAGATGCATGGAATACTATTTGCCAATGTACTTCCTGTCAGTGGAGGTGCATATCAACCAGTGTCCCATGGTGAGGAGTCTTTCCTGCGGGATGTTGTGACCCCAATTTATGAAGTCATTCGTAAG GAAGCTAGGAGAAATGAGAATGGGACAGCAAGCCATTCAGCATGGAGAAATTATGATGATCTGAATGAGTACTTTTG GTCTGATAAATGTTTTAAGCTGGGTTGGCCAATGGACAAAAAAGCTGATTTCTTCGTGCActcggataaaataaataaagaaaatgtg GGACTTAATAATGTTGCTACTGGAAGGAGGAAGCCTAAGTCAAATTTTGTCGAAAATCGAACTTTTTGGCATCTGTATAGGAGTTTTGATCGGATGTGGATATTTTTTATATTGGCACTTCAG GCAATGGTTATCATTGCATGGAATCAGTCAGGATCGTTGTCAGTGATTTTTGATGCGGATGTGTTCAAAAGCGTCCTGAGCATTTTCATAACTGCTGCTATTCTTAATGCATTGAGAG CTACTTTGGACATAATCCTTAGTTTTAGAGCTTGGAGGAGCTTAAAAATCACCCAGATTCTTCGCTACCTTCTGAAATTTGCATTTGCAGCATTCTGGGTTGTCGTCATGCCTGTTGCTTATTCAAAATCTGTTCAGGATCCAACGGGAGTTTTGAGATTCTTCAGTAATTTGGGAGGAAATATTGAAAATGAGTCACTGTATTACTACTGTGTTGCTATTTATTTGATACCAGAGATATTGGCTGCCTTCctttttttcttccctttcttaCGGAAATCCATGGAGCGCTCAAACTGGCGAATCATCAGCCTCCTTATGTGGTGGGCTCAG CCTAAGCTTTATGTTGGAAGAGGCATGCACGAAGACATGTTCTCCCTTTTAAA ATACACTCTCTTCTGGGTCATGCTCCTCATAAGCAAGCTCGCATTCAGTTACTATGTTGAG ATATTGCCATTAGTGCAGCCTACCAAGACAATTATGGATATAAGGATCACAAACTTTGACTGGCATGAGTTCTTTCCACATA TGCCACATAACATTGGAGTAGTGATTGTCATATGGGCGCCGGTTCTTCTG GTCTATTTCATGGACACCCAAATCTGGTATGCTATATTCTCTACAATTGTTGGAGGGATCTATGGTGCATTCAGCCACCTTGGCGAG ATAAGGACGCTAGGGATGTTACGATCACGATTTGAATCAATTCCTTCAGCTTTTAGTGAACGTCTTGTGCCATCTTCAAAAGGCGAGAGAAAACATAGATATCGG GATGATGCTTTAGAGAGGAAGAACATTGCGAAGTTCTCTCAGATGTGGAATGAGTTCATACTTTCCTTACGGATGGAGGATCTGATCAACCATAA GGAAAGAGATCTGCTTCTGGTACCATATTCATCAAGTGAAGTGTCTGTTATTCAGTGGCCTCCTTTCTTGCTCGCTAGTAAG ATTCCAATAGCACTGGATATGGCAAAGGATTTCAGAGGAAAAGAAGATGCTGACCTGTTCCGGAAGATTAAAAGTGATGATTTTATGCGCTCTGCAGTAATTGAATGCTACGAGACACTTAGATATTTGCTGGTTGGCGTTCTGGAAAACAAAGATGACAAGAT GGTTGTGGAGCAGATATGCAGAGAAGTAGATGACAGCATAAAAGATAAAAGGTTCTTAAGGAAATTTCGGATGAGTGGGCTGCCCTTACTGAGTGATAAACTTGAGAGATTCTTGAATCTTCTG GTGGCAGATTATGAAGATGAAGAGGCGAAAAGAGCCCCTATGATTAACCTTATCCAAGATATCATGGAAATTATCTTTCAAGATGTTATTGTTGATGGCCATGA GATTTTGGGTACAGCTCACCGGGTTGACAGAAAGGAACAGATATTTGAAAGGATAAATATCTATCTTACTCATAACAGATCTTGGAAGGAAAAG GTTATCAGGCTTAATTTGTTATTGACTGAGAAAGAGTCTGCAATTAATGTGCCTACAAATTTGGATGCTCGCCGTCGAATTACTTTTTTTGCAAACTCCCTGTTTATGAAAATGCCAGATGCTCCAAGAGTTCGTAATATGCTTTCTTTCAG TGTCTTGACTCCTTACTATAATGAAGATGTTCTCTATTCTGATGAGGAACTTAACAAGGAAAATGAGGATGGTATTACCACTCTCTTTTACCTTCAGAAGATATATCCAG ATCAATGGAAAAATTTTGAGGACCGCATCAATGATCCTAAGCTTGGATACGTAGGTAAAGACAGGAATGAATTAATTCGCTACTGGGTGTCGTACAGAGGACAGACACTTGCAAGGACAG TGAGAGGAATGATGTACTATAGGGAAGCTCTTGAGCTTCAGTACTTTCTGGATTTTGCAGAGGACAAAG CAATATTTGGAGGTTATCGGATCATTGATATGAATCAAACAGATTACAGAACTTTGAAGGAGCGTGCACAGGCATTGGCAAATCTGAAGTTCACATATATTGTGTCCTGCCAGATCTATGGTGCTCAGAAAAAGTCCAGTGAACAGAGAGACCGTAGTTGTTATGTCAATATTCTGAATCTCATGTTGAC GTATCCATCTTTACGTGTTGCTTACATAGATGAGCGGGATGAAActgttaatgggaagtctgagaaGGTTTACTACTCCGTACTGGTGAAGGGAGGTGATAAATTGGATGAG GAAATATACCGTATCAAACTTCCTGGCCCTCCTAAAATTGGGGAAGGGAAACCTGAAAATCAAAATCATGCAATCATTTTTACTCGTGGAGAAGCATTACAAACCATAGATATGAATCAA GATAATTATTTTGAAGAGGCTTTCAAGATGAGGAATGTATTGGAAGAATTCTTGAAACCTCATAGGCAGCGAAGACCGACAATATTAGGTTTAAGGGAGCATATTTTTACTGGAAG TGTCTCTTCACTTGCTTGGTTCATGTCCAATCAGGAGACCAGTTTTGTAACCATCGGACAAAGAATTTTGGCAAGCCCCTTAAG GGTAAGATTTCATTATGGTCATCCTGATATTTTCGACAGAATCTTTCATGTAACAAGGGGTGGTATTAGCAAAGCTTCAAAAACAGTTAACCTGAGTGAAGATATTTTTTCAG GTTATAATTCAACTTTACGAGGAGGATTCGTAACACATCATGAGTACATCCAAGTAGGTAAGGGTCGTGATGTGGGGATGAATCAGATCTCTCAATTTGAGGCGAAGGTGGCAAATGGAAACGGAGAACAAACACTGAGCCGTGATGTCTATAGGCTTGGGCGTCGATTTGACTTCTACAGGATGTTGTCATTCTACTTCACCACAGTTGGTTTCTACTTCAGCAGCATG GTTCCTGGTTGTTTGCTCCCTTTGTGTTCAATCCATCTGGTTTCGACTGGCAAAAGACAGTAG